A single genomic interval of Piliocolobus tephrosceles isolate RC106 chromosome 7, ASM277652v3, whole genome shotgun sequence harbors:
- the PTP4A3 gene encoding protein tyrosine phosphatase type IVA 3 has product MARMNRPAPVEVSYKHMRFLITHNPTNATLSTFIEDLKKYGATTVVRVCEVTYDKTPLEKDGITVVDWPFDDGAPPPGKVVEDWLSLVKAKFCEAPGSCVAVHCVAGLGRAPVLVALALIESGMKYEDAIQFIRQKRRGAINSKQLTYLEKYRPKQRLRFKDPHTHKTRCCVM; this is encoded by the exons ATGGCTCGGATGAACCGCCCGGCCCCGGTGGAGGTGAGCTACAAACACATGCGCTTCCTCATCACCCACAACCCCACCAACGCCACGCTCAGCACCTTCATCGAG GACCTGAAGAAGTACGGGGCCACCACCGTGGTGCGCGTGTGTGAAGTGACCTATGACAAAACGCCGCTGGAGAAGGATGGCATCACAGTCGTG GACTGGCCGTTTGACGATGGGGCGCCCCCGCCTGGCAAGGTAGTGGAAGACTGGCTGAGCCTGGTGAAGGCCAAGTTCTGTGAGGCCCCCGGCAGCTGCGTGGCTGTGCACTGCGTGGCGGGCCTGGGCCG GGCTCCAGTCCTTGTGGCGCTGGCCCTCATCGAGAGTGGGATGAAGTACGAGGACGCCATCCAGTTCATCCGCCA GAAGCGCCGTGGAGCCATCAACAGCAAGCAGCTCACCTATCTGGAGAAATACCGGCCCAAACAGAGGCTGCGGTTCAAAGACCCACACACGCACAAGACCCGGTGCTGTGTCATGTAG